The proteins below are encoded in one region of Winogradskyella helgolandensis:
- a CDS encoding tRNA (guanine-N1)-methyltransferase translates to MKFLTKVIVILLVTFSFQTVIAQTDTDEEDKLSLNSGTIDSQFEYVFQKSGNFKGTNGQNYKAVKYAWLLDLKSHVLDSLKTTYADLENSEKVVGNQIKEIEDLKTKLANTESNLEQTDSEKNNMALLGMQTSKTNYNVIMWSIIAALLAFLLFFIYKFKGSNSSTREAKHKLQEVETEFEEHRRNALEREQKVRRQLQDELNKHKS, encoded by the coding sequence ATGAAGTTCTTAACCAAAGTTATTGTAATTCTTTTAGTTACATTTAGTTTTCAAACAGTAATAGCACAAACTGATACTGACGAAGAAGATAAATTATCTCTTAATAGTGGTACTATTGATAGCCAGTTTGAATATGTATTTCAAAAATCCGGCAATTTTAAAGGCACCAATGGACAGAATTATAAAGCTGTGAAATATGCGTGGCTTTTAGATTTAAAATCTCATGTTCTAGATTCTTTAAAAACAACCTACGCTGATTTAGAAAACTCTGAAAAAGTAGTAGGAAATCAAATTAAAGAAATTGAAGATTTAAAAACGAAACTTGCAAATACGGAAAGTAACTTAGAACAGACAGACTCTGAAAAAAATAATATGGCATTATTAGGGATGCAGACTAGTAAGACCAATTACAATGTTATTATGTGGTCTATTATAGCTGCTTTATTAGCCTTTTTATTATTTTTTATCTATAAATTTAAAGGTAGTAACTCTTCAACTCGTGAAGCTAAACACAAACTACAAGAGGTAGAAACAGAATTTGAAGAGCACAGACGTAACGCTTTAGAACGCGAGCAAAAAGTAAGACGTCAGTTACAAGATGAATTAAATAAGCATAAGTCTTAA
- the hemG gene encoding menaquinone-dependent protoporphyrinogen IX dehydrogenase, producing MGQKIGIIYSSIDGQTKKICEKLNAFFNDKQIKTELYAINDFNSDISEFNTLILGASIRYGKHNKSVYDFIQTNIIALNKITTAFFSVNLVARKEDKNSADTNPYLIKFLKQTPWKPDLLEVFAGKLDYKSYPILDRIMIKLIMKLTHGPTNSDLPIEYTDWNKVSDFGLRISNTLKTQ from the coding sequence ATGGGACAAAAAATCGGAATAATTTATTCTTCTATAGATGGACAAACCAAAAAGATCTGCGAAAAATTAAATGCTTTTTTTAATGATAAACAAATTAAAACTGAGCTTTACGCCATCAATGATTTTAATAGTGATATCTCAGAATTCAACACCTTAATTCTTGGAGCTAGCATTCGGTATGGAAAACACAATAAAAGCGTATATGATTTTATTCAGACCAACATCATTGCTCTCAATAAAATAACAACCGCTTTTTTCTCAGTAAATCTTGTCGCAAGAAAAGAAGATAAAAATTCTGCTGACACAAATCCATACCTGATTAAATTTCTAAAACAGACGCCTTGGAAACCTGATTTGCTAGAAGTCTTTGCAGGAAAATTAGACTATAAGTCATATCCCATACTAGACAGAATTATGATTAAGTTAATCATGAAACTAACACATGGGCCAACAAATTCAGATTTACCCATAGAATATACAGATTGGAACAAGGTGAGCGATTTCGGACTAAGAATAAGCAATACCCTTAAAACACAATAA
- the trmD gene encoding tRNA (guanosine(37)-N1)-methyltransferase TrmD, whose amino-acid sequence MRIDIITVLPELLKSPFEASILKRAIEAGLVEVHCHNLRDYATGGYKSVDDTQFGGGAGMVMTIEPIDKCISKLQKERHYDELIYMTPDGEQLNQSIANQTSLKENIIILCGHYKGVDQRVRDRFITREISIGDYVLSGGELGAAVLCDAVIRLIPGVLGNETSALTDSFQDNLLAPPIYTKPREYDGMKVPEVLFSGNFGKIEKWREEQAYKRTQERRPDLLED is encoded by the coding sequence ATGCGCATAGACATTATAACCGTACTACCAGAACTTTTAAAAAGTCCGTTTGAAGCGTCAATTTTAAAACGAGCTATTGAAGCTGGTTTAGTAGAAGTCCACTGTCATAATTTAAGAGATTACGCAACAGGTGGCTATAAATCTGTTGATGACACACAATTTGGAGGAGGTGCAGGCATGGTAATGACCATAGAACCAATTGATAAGTGTATTTCTAAATTACAAAAAGAGCGTCATTACGACGAACTTATATATATGACACCAGATGGAGAGCAACTAAACCAAAGTATTGCTAACCAAACATCTTTAAAAGAAAACATTATTATTTTGTGTGGACATTACAAAGGTGTCGATCAACGCGTGCGTGATAGATTTATTACACGCGAAATATCCATTGGAGATTATGTGTTGTCCGGAGGTGAATTAGGAGCTGCCGTTTTATGTGATGCTGTTATCCGATTAATTCCTGGAGTTTTAGGAAATGAAACCTCTGCCCTAACGGATTCATTTCAAGATAATTTGTTGGCACCACCAATTTATACCAAACCTAGAGAATATGATGGCATGAAAGTTCCAGAAGTATTATTCAGTGGCAACTTTGGGAAAATTGAAAAATGGCGAGAAGAACAAGCCTATAAAAGAACTCAAGAAAGACGACCAGATTTACTCGAGGATTAA
- the rplS gene encoding 50S ribosomal protein L19 codes for MDLVKFVQDEFVTRKDFPEFSAGDTITVYYEIREGEKVRTQFFRGVVLQRKGSGSSETFTIRKMSGTIGVERIFPVNLPALQKVEVNKRGKVRRARIFYFRGLTGKKARIKEVRR; via the coding sequence ATGGATTTAGTAAAATTTGTACAAGACGAATTTGTAACTCGTAAAGACTTTCCAGAATTTAGTGCTGGTGATACAATCACAGTATACTACGAAATTAGAGAAGGTGAAAAAGTACGTACTCAGTTTTTTAGAGGTGTTGTATTACAACGTAAAGGAAGTGGATCTTCTGAAACGTTTACCATCCGTAAAATGTCAGGAACAATTGGCGTAGAGCGTATCTTCCCAGTTAACTTACCAGCTTTACAAAAAGTAGAAGTTAACAAACGTGGTAAAGTACGTAGAGCTAGAATATTCTACTTTAGAGGTCTTACTGGTAAAAAAGCAAGAATCAAAGAAGTTAGAAGATAA
- a CDS encoding pentapeptide repeat-containing protein, protein MNLPLIEQQDYTTIDYTTNPLPKAEYIDCTFNNCNFENSDLSNITFLECDFIDCNFSNINVMHTSFNDVNFKGCKILGVQFQNCNTFLLTFKFSDCTLNFSSFYQLKINHTKFSKCIMHQVDFTETEAKSCEFKDCDLHLSTFDKTNLEYSEFTTAYNFNINPSLNQIKQASFSKENISGLLNSFNIKIKV, encoded by the coding sequence ATGAATCTACCTCTAATAGAGCAACAAGATTATACCACTATAGACTATACAACAAATCCGTTGCCTAAAGCGGAATACATAGACTGTACATTTAACAATTGTAATTTCGAAAATTCAGATCTTTCCAATATAACTTTTTTAGAATGCGATTTTATAGATTGTAATTTTAGTAATATTAATGTGATGCATACCTCGTTTAATGATGTAAATTTTAAGGGATGTAAAATTTTGGGTGTACAATTTCAAAATTGTAATACCTTTTTATTGACTTTCAAGTTTTCAGATTGTACGTTGAATTTCAGTAGTTTTTATCAATTAAAAATAAATCATACCAAGTTCTCAAAATGCATAATGCATCAAGTAGATTTTACCGAAACCGAAGCAAAATCTTGTGAATTTAAGGATTGTGATTTACATCTATCCACTTTTGACAAAACTAACTTAGAATATTCTGAATTTACGACAGCATATAATTTCAATATTAATCCGTCTTTAAATCAAATTAAACAGGCTTCATTTTCAAAAGAAAACATTTCTGGTTTATTAAATAGCTTTAATATTAAGATAAAAGTCTAA
- a CDS encoding NADP-dependent isocitrate dehydrogenase codes for MTKTAKIVYTKTDEAPALATRSFLPIVEAFTKSSGIVIETKDISLAARILAVFPDFLTDDQKVSDALAELGELAKQPEANIIKLPNISASVPQLIAAIEELQAKGFKIPNYPEEPKNDTEKEIKSRYDKIKGSAVNPVLREGNSDRRAPKAVKNYAKKNPHSMGAWSPNSKTHVSTMTKGDFAHNEKSVTLEEATTINIVHTDTKGNKTNLKSDLGLLKGEIIDATIMSKKLLLEFLEEQVEDALDKSVLFSLHMKATMMKVSDPIIFGHAVRVFFKDLFDKHGKTFDKIGVDVNNGFGNLLEKLSELPEEKRDAIREDIRFELNHGADLAMVNSERGITNLHVPSDVIIDASMPAMIRTSGQMWNAEGKQQDTKAVIPDSSYAGVYSATIDFCKKHGAFDPTTMGTVPNVGLMAQKAEEYGSHDKTFEIASKGKVDVIDANGNVLLSHKVEEGDIWRMCQAKDAPIQDWVKLAVTRARASQTPAVFWLDKKRAHDAELIKKVNTYLKDHDTEGLDIRILSLVDATNFTLKRLKEGKDTISVTGNVLRDYLTDLFPILEVGTSAKMLSIVPLMNGGGLFETGAGGSAPKHVQQFLAEDHLRWDSLGEFLALAVSLEHFSIVNSNKKASILGKTLDDASDKLLENRKGPSRKVNELDNRGSHFYLALYWAEALANQDKDEALKAEFTPLFNALSSNEDTIVKELIDCQGEPVNIEGYYLPNEDLITKAMRPSDSFNAIINS; via the coding sequence ATGACAAAAACAGCAAAGATTGTTTATACAAAAACGGATGAAGCACCAGCTTTAGCAACGCGTTCATTTTTACCGATTGTTGAAGCATTTACGAAATCTTCAGGTATTGTTATAGAGACAAAAGATATATCATTAGCAGCTAGAATTTTAGCTGTATTTCCAGACTTTTTAACAGATGATCAAAAGGTTTCAGATGCACTAGCAGAATTAGGTGAATTGGCAAAACAGCCAGAAGCTAATATTATAAAGTTACCAAATATTAGTGCGTCAGTTCCACAACTTATAGCTGCCATTGAAGAATTACAAGCTAAAGGATTTAAAATTCCTAATTATCCGGAGGAACCAAAAAATGATACGGAAAAAGAAATTAAATCCCGTTATGATAAAATTAAAGGAAGTGCTGTAAACCCTGTCCTTAGAGAAGGTAATTCAGATAGACGTGCACCAAAAGCAGTTAAGAATTACGCGAAGAAAAATCCACATAGTATGGGAGCTTGGTCGCCAAATTCTAAAACGCATGTATCAACTATGACAAAAGGTGATTTTGCACACAATGAGAAATCAGTGACGTTAGAAGAGGCTACTACAATAAACATCGTACATACCGATACTAAAGGAAATAAAACAAACTTAAAAAGTGACTTAGGTTTATTAAAAGGTGAAATTATCGATGCAACGATAATGAGCAAAAAACTATTGTTAGAGTTTTTAGAAGAACAAGTTGAAGACGCTTTAGATAAAAGTGTATTGTTTTCTTTACATATGAAAGCAACAATGATGAAAGTTTCTGATCCAATCATTTTTGGTCACGCTGTACGTGTGTTCTTTAAGGACTTGTTTGATAAACATGGAAAAACTTTCGATAAAATTGGTGTAGACGTTAACAATGGATTTGGAAACTTATTAGAGAAATTAAGTGAACTTCCAGAAGAAAAACGTGATGCAATAAGAGAAGATATTCGTTTTGAACTTAATCATGGCGCAGATTTAGCGATGGTAAATTCTGAAAGAGGAATTACAAATCTTCACGTTCCAAGTGATGTTATTATTGATGCATCTATGCCTGCAATGATTAGGACTTCTGGTCAGATGTGGAATGCTGAAGGAAAACAACAAGATACAAAAGCAGTAATTCCAGATAGTAGTTATGCTGGTGTTTATAGTGCAACTATTGATTTTTGTAAAAAACATGGAGCATTTGACCCAACAACCATGGGTACTGTTCCTAACGTAGGATTGATGGCTCAAAAAGCTGAAGAATATGGTTCTCATGATAAAACTTTCGAAATTGCTTCAAAAGGAAAAGTTGATGTTATAGATGCTAATGGTAATGTTCTTTTAAGTCATAAAGTTGAAGAAGGTGATATCTGGAGAATGTGTCAAGCTAAAGATGCACCAATCCAAGACTGGGTAAAACTTGCCGTTACAAGAGCAAGAGCTTCTCAAACTCCTGCTGTGTTCTGGTTAGATAAGAAAAGAGCACATGATGCTGAATTAATAAAAAAGGTAAATACATATCTTAAAGATCATGATACTGAAGGTTTAGATATTAGAATTCTTTCTTTAGTTGATGCTACTAATTTCACTTTAAAACGACTTAAAGAAGGCAAAGACACCATTTCTGTAACTGGAAATGTTCTTAGAGACTACTTAACTGATTTATTCCCAATTTTAGAAGTTGGTACAAGTGCAAAAATGTTATCTATTGTTCCTTTAATGAATGGTGGTGGATTATTTGAAACAGGAGCTGGTGGATCTGCACCTAAGCATGTACAACAATTCCTAGCAGAAGACCACTTACGTTGGGATTCTTTAGGTGAATTTTTAGCATTAGCCGTTTCTTTAGAGCATTTTTCTATAGTAAACTCTAATAAAAAAGCTAGTATTTTAGGTAAGACTTTAGATGATGCTTCGGATAAATTGTTAGAAAACAGAAAAGGACCTTCAAGAAAAGTTAATGAATTAGACAACAGAGGAAGCCATTTTTACTTAGCACTTTATTGGGCTGAAGCACTTGCAAACCAAGATAAAGATGAAGCGTTAAAAGCGGAATTTACACCTCTTTTCAATGCTCTTTCATCAAATGAAGACACTATAGTAAAAGAACTTATAGATTGCCAAGGAGAGCCTGTAAATATCGAAGGGTACTATCTACCAAACGAAGATTTGATTACTAAAGCAATGCGACCAAGTGATTCTTTTAATGCTATTATAAATTCATAA
- a CDS encoding TonB-dependent receptor, which produces MVILLRGFFIFFLLNTLGLQAQDKFTLSGTVSDNQSNETLIGVNIILPDQQTGTVSNEYGFYSITLPAGTYVVQVSYLGFKTLSETIVLNDNLSKNFKLEEAAESLDEVLLTENIEKLNIKNPQMSVNTLSIKTIKNMPVVLGEVDVIKSITLLPGVTNAGEGSSGFNVRGGAADQNLILLDEATIFNSSHLFGFFSVFNPDAIKDIKLYKGGIPSKYGGRVASVLDIYQKEGNSKSFHMNGGIGLISSRLLAEGPITKDKGSFLIGGRSSYAHLFLPLFDLDNVAYFYDLNTKLSYNINENNNIYLSGYFGRDVFKIADSFENSFGNSVLNFRWNHLFSDKIFSNLSFIYSDYYYGLQLGFVGFDWISGIKNINLKYDFKHYISNSFKLEYGLNSMYYKFNPGDISPIDSDSGINPFKLTDKYALENAVYIDAEHKLSDNLSVSYGARLSVFHRLGQDELNSYENNSPLTFNESIGIYEKAEPNGTTTYTRSDIIESFANLEPRLAIAYQLNDNSSVKGSYNRMSQYLHLLSNTSSPTPLDVWTPSGKYIKPQLLDQVAIGYFKTFKNNAYSLEVESFYKTIQNRIDYIDGADLIANNAIEQVILNGEGRAYGLEVLFKKNEGKFTGWLAYTLSKSEQRTPGRTAIETGINNGEWYNTPHDKTHDISLTGSYELSKKWSFSSNLIFQTGQPTTFPNGQYQYNDIIIPNYEARNSSRLPSYHRLDVAVNYNPNPESTKNFKGEWVFGIYNVYNRKNAASISFSENRNTGNNEATRLAIFGIVPSFSYNFKF; this is translated from the coding sequence ATGGTAATACTTCTGAGGGGATTTTTTATCTTCTTTTTATTGAACACTTTAGGCCTTCAAGCACAAGATAAATTTACTTTAAGTGGAACTGTATCAGATAATCAAAGTAATGAAACACTCATTGGAGTTAATATTATATTACCAGATCAGCAAACTGGAACCGTTTCAAATGAATATGGCTTCTACTCTATTACATTACCAGCAGGAACTTATGTTGTTCAAGTTAGTTATTTAGGTTTTAAAACCCTTTCTGAAACCATCGTTCTTAATGATAACTTGTCCAAAAACTTTAAACTGGAAGAAGCTGCTGAAAGCTTAGATGAAGTACTTCTTACAGAAAATATTGAAAAATTAAACATTAAAAATCCGCAAATGAGTGTCAATACTTTGTCTATAAAAACGATAAAGAATATGCCTGTAGTTTTAGGTGAAGTAGATGTTATAAAATCTATTACACTTCTTCCAGGCGTTACAAATGCAGGAGAAGGCTCTTCTGGTTTTAACGTACGAGGAGGAGCTGCAGATCAAAATCTAATTCTGTTAGATGAAGCAACAATTTTTAATTCATCGCACCTTTTTGGTTTCTTTTCTGTTTTTAATCCTGATGCTATAAAAGATATTAAATTATACAAAGGAGGAATTCCATCGAAATATGGAGGTCGTGTAGCTTCTGTTTTAGATATCTATCAAAAAGAAGGTAATAGTAAATCGTTTCACATGAATGGTGGTATCGGACTAATTTCAAGTAGATTATTGGCCGAAGGTCCAATTACAAAAGATAAAGGATCGTTTCTAATTGGAGGTCGTAGCAGCTATGCTCATCTTTTTTTACCGCTTTTTGATTTAGATAATGTCGCTTATTTCTATGATTTAAATACAAAACTAAGTTATAATATAAATGAAAATAACAATATCTACTTGTCTGGTTATTTTGGTAGAGATGTATTTAAAATTGCTGATAGTTTTGAAAATTCATTTGGGAATTCAGTATTAAATTTTAGATGGAACCACCTATTTTCTGACAAAATATTTTCTAACCTATCGTTTATTTATTCTGACTATTACTATGGACTTCAACTAGGTTTTGTTGGATTCGACTGGATTTCTGGCATAAAAAACATCAACCTTAAATACGACTTTAAACATTATATAAGCAATAGCTTTAAGCTAGAATATGGTTTAAATAGTATGTATTATAAATTTAATCCTGGAGATATAAGTCCTATTGACAGTGATTCTGGGATAAATCCTTTTAAGCTTACAGATAAATATGCTTTGGAAAATGCCGTATATATTGATGCTGAACATAAATTGAGCGATAATTTATCCGTTAGTTATGGTGCACGTTTAAGTGTGTTCCATAGATTAGGTCAAGATGAATTAAATAGTTACGAAAATAATAGTCCACTAACATTTAATGAGTCTATTGGTATTTATGAAAAAGCAGAACCAAATGGTACAACCACTTATACTAGAAGCGATATTATTGAATCTTTTGCTAACTTGGAACCTCGATTAGCAATTGCTTATCAGTTAAATGATAATTCTTCTGTAAAAGGAAGTTACAATCGCATGAGCCAATATTTACATTTACTGTCTAATACAAGCTCACCAACACCTTTAGATGTTTGGACACCAAGTGGAAAATATATAAAACCACAATTATTAGATCAGGTTGCTATTGGATATTTTAAAACATTTAAAAACAATGCGTATTCTTTAGAAGTTGAAAGTTTTTATAAAACTATTCAAAACCGAATCGATTATATTGACGGTGCAGATTTAATTGCCAACAATGCCATAGAACAAGTTATATTAAATGGTGAAGGAAGAGCCTATGGTTTAGAGGTCCTTTTCAAAAAAAATGAAGGCAAATTTACAGGTTGGTTGGCCTATACTCTTTCAAAATCAGAACAAAGAACACCAGGACGAACGGCTATTGAAACCGGAATCAATAATGGAGAATGGTATAATACTCCACACGACAAAACACATGACATTTCACTAACAGGAAGTTACGAATTAAGCAAAAAGTGGTCCTTCAGTTCTAATCTTATTTTTCAAACAGGGCAACCCACAACGTTTCCAAACGGTCAATATCAATACAACGATATTATAATTCCGAATTATGAAGCAAGAAATTCAAGTAGGCTTCCATCTTACCATCGTTTAGATGTAGCCGTAAATTATAATCCAAACCCAGAAAGCACAAAAAACTTTAAAGGAGAATGGGTCTTCGGAATATATAATGTGTACAACCGAAAAAATGCAGCAAGTATTTCGTTTAGCGAAAATAGAAACACAGGAAATAATGAAGCTACACGTTTGGCTATTTTCGGAATCGTACCATCGTTCTCATATAATTTCAAATTTTAA
- a CDS encoding DUF4249 domain-containing protein, translating into MKKLIYISFILALFTNCEDVIDVDLNDAEPKLVIEASINYFKNTSGNEQSIKLTLSAPFFEDTIPPANGAIIQISDTAGNTFNFIETDNTGIYTNNTFIPIIDDDYTLVINYEGDIYTASETLTSVVPIDYIEQNNEGGFSGDDIELKAFYTDPSGISNYYFFEFISDIPVVPSLSVYDDTFTDGNEIFGFYTEEDLESGDSVTIRSYGVSSQFYDFMFILLQQGGDSGGGPFETQPATVRGNCINTTNPENFPYGYFRLSEVDELIYTVE; encoded by the coding sequence ATGAAAAAATTAATATATATAAGTTTCATATTAGCACTTTTCACCAATTGTGAAGATGTTATTGATGTTGATTTAAATGATGCCGAACCAAAATTGGTCATTGAAGCATCCATAAATTATTTTAAAAATACATCAGGAAACGAACAAAGTATAAAATTAACTTTATCTGCTCCATTCTTCGAAGATACAATTCCGCCTGCTAATGGTGCTATAATTCAGATTTCAGATACAGCTGGAAATACATTCAATTTTATAGAAACTGATAATACTGGTATTTACACTAACAACACGTTCATTCCTATTATAGATGATGACTATACTTTAGTCATAAACTATGAAGGAGATATTTATACAGCTTCAGAAACCCTAACATCTGTGGTTCCTATTGATTATATAGAACAAAACAATGAAGGAGGTTTTTCAGGTGACGATATAGAGCTTAAAGCCTTTTATACTGATCCATCGGGAATAAGCAATTACTATTTTTTCGAATTTATTAGTGATATTCCAGTCGTTCCATCCCTATCTGTATACGACGATACCTTTACCGACGGAAATGAAATTTTCGGATTTTATACAGAAGAAGACTTAGAATCTGGAGATAGTGTTACCATAAGAAGCTACGGTGTATCTAGCCAATTCTATGATTTTATGTTTATTCTTTTGCAACAAGGCGGTGATTCTGGTGGTGGTCCTTTTGAAACACAACCAGCTACGGTTCGTGGTAATTGCATAAATACTACAAATCCAGAAAACTTTCCTTATGGTTATTTTAGATTGTCAGAAGTTGATGAATTAATTTATACAGTTGAATAG
- the murQ gene encoding N-acetylmuramic acid 6-phosphate etherase — translation MTFIKTTEQDSNYNNLENMSINEIINSINKEDKTVSLAVEKALPQIESLIEQVVPKLKNSGRLFYIGAGTSGRLGILDASECPPTFGVTHDLVIGLIAGGDNAIRKAVENAEDSMTQGWLDLQEYNISDKDVVIGIAASGTTPYVISALAKCNEHNIITGCITCNQNSPLSLTARFPIEVIVGPEFLTGSSRMKAGTAQKLVLNMITTTTMIQLGKVKGNKMVDMQLSNDKLVHRAVKMIMDELNISETEATILLSKYKNVRNSITHGRQ, via the coding sequence ATGACTTTTATAAAAACAACAGAGCAAGACTCTAACTATAACAATCTCGAAAATATGTCCATTAACGAGATTATAAATTCTATAAATAAAGAAGATAAAACAGTTTCTTTAGCCGTAGAAAAAGCGTTACCACAAATTGAATCTCTTATTGAGCAAGTTGTTCCAAAACTAAAAAATAGTGGACGACTATTTTACATAGGAGCAGGAACTAGCGGTAGACTTGGTATTTTAGATGCTTCAGAATGTCCACCCACTTTTGGAGTTACTCACGATTTAGTTATTGGTTTAATAGCAGGTGGTGATAATGCCATTAGAAAAGCTGTAGAAAATGCAGAAGATTCAATGACACAAGGCTGGTTGGACTTACAAGAATACAACATTTCAGATAAAGATGTTGTTATAGGTATCGCAGCTTCCGGAACGACACCATATGTAATTAGTGCATTAGCAAAATGCAACGAACATAATATCATAACGGGTTGTATAACGTGTAATCAAAATAGCCCTTTATCTTTAACAGCAAGATTTCCTATTGAAGTCATCGTTGGTCCAGAATTTTTAACCGGAAGTTCAAGAATGAAAGCTGGAACAGCTCAAAAACTAGTTCTCAACATGATTACGACCACCACTATGATTCAACTTGGAAAAGTAAAGGGTAATAAAATGGTAGATATGCAACTCAGTAACGACAAGTTAGTCCACAGAGCTGTAAAAATGATTATGGATGAATTAAATATTTCAGAAACAGAAGCTACAATTTTATTAAGTAAATACAAAAATGTAAGAAATAGTATCACCCATGGAAGACAATAA
- a CDS encoding DUF6095 family protein encodes MEDNNRTDKDILTKGIKRLAICLGLMFLGPTLVHLALDNSEKPLYIPLLIIAFILCIAAIAFLFIGINTILDSIFKKKK; translated from the coding sequence ATGGAAGACAATAATAGAACAGACAAAGATATCTTAACCAAAGGCATAAAACGTTTAGCGATCTGCTTAGGTCTTATGTTTTTAGGTCCTACCTTGGTACATTTAGCCTTAGACAATAGTGAAAAGCCACTTTACATTCCACTACTTATTATTGCCTTTATACTTTGCATTGCTGCAATTGCGTTTCTATTTATCGGTATCAATACCATTTTAGATAGCATATTCAAGAAGAAAAAGTAA